The Flavipsychrobacter sp. genome contains the following window.
TTGCTTTTAATAGGAGTACAACTTGACATTAAAGCACAAATACCGGAACGGTATTTAGAACAGGCTGCTACAAACAACCCTATGATTAAAGCAAAGTATGCAGCGTTTGAAGCTGCTATGCAAAGGGCTGCTCGTTCTAATGCGTTGCCTGACCCTACTTTGTCTTTCGGGTATTTTATTATGCCTGTTGAAACCAGAGTAGGGCCTCAAAGGGCAAGGTTTAGTCTTTCACAGATGTTCCCTTGGTTTGGAACATTGGCTGCTAAAAAAGATATGATGACCTTACAAGCGGAAGCTAAATACCAAGAGTTCTTAGATGCCCGTAATGAAGTATACTACAAAGTGAAAGAAGCATGGTATCCCTTATATGAAAATAAGCAGACCTTACAACTACAAAAAGAAAATATAGAAATACTAAAAGTGTATAAAAGGTTAGCCACAACAGCATTTAAGAATGGCAAAGGAAGTCTGTCTGATGCATTGCGTACAGATATAATGATAGATATGGCTACAACAGACATACAACTGTTGCAACAAGAACAAAGATCTTTACTGGTAAGGTTCAATTCTATACTTAATCGTACAGATACAGCAGTTGTAGATATTACTGGCTTTTTACCTCCACCAAATATTGACATGAACTATCGTAAGGATAGCTTATTGCATGAAAACCCCATCTTGAATGCATTAGACCTTAAAATGCAATCAGCCCAGGCAGAAGAAAGGTTAGCAAAGAAACAGGGATTGCCAAAGTTTGGGGTTGGTATGGACTATGTGATAGTTGGTCAACGAAATAATATAACAATACCAGATAATGGCAATGATGTATTGATGCCAATGGTAAGCATGAGCCTCCCCATATTCAGAGGGAAATATAGGTCAGCAATAAAAGAAGCACAATACATGCAAGATGCTATATCGGCTAAGAAGGAAGCATATACAAACGAACTAAACAGTAAATATGCAACTACAGAATATCAACTGAGTAAATCATACGAACTAATAAAGCTCTACGATCAACAGATAGTAACTACGAAACAGGTAACAGATCTGCTGCTTACAGACTACAGTAATTCAGGAAACGACTATGAAGAAGTGTTACGTATGGAACAGCAGTTGTTGAAATACAAGATCGCTAAAGTAAAGGCGACAAAGGATTATTACATAGCGTTGGCACAACTCGATTATATAACATCGAAATCAGAGTAAAATGAAAAAAATAAATAAAAATACAATATATATAGCATTAGGCACACTGGTTATAGGTGTACTATTAGGAGGATTATTCTTTGGTAGTAATAACAAGCCTGCACAGGAAACAAATACACAAGAAGCAGAGCTGGCTATTTGGACCTGCACCATGCACCCCCAAATAAGGAAAACGGAACCAGGGTTATGTCCTATATGTGGTATGGAGCTAGTATCTCTGAATAGAGAAGGTTCAGACGTTGGGTCTTCAGAAGTTCGTATGACTCCAACAGCTATGCAACTGGCTAATGTGCAGACATCTATTGTAAAAAGGCAGAAGCCTGTAAAAGAGATAAGAATGAATGGCAAAGTAAAGCCTGACGAAAGAAAGCTATTCTCACAGGTATCACATATCCCGGGTAGACTGGAACGGTTGTTAGTTGATTTTACTGGTGAGTACGTATCCTCGGGGCAAACAATAGCTTATGTTTATTCCCCAGAATTGGTAACAGCTCAGGATGAACTTCTAGAAGCCTACAAAATAAAAGAAACACAACCCGAGCTCTACAATGCTGCAAGAGAAAAGTTGAAAAACTGGAAATTGAGTGAACAACAGATTGACAATATTCTTAGTACTGGAAAGCTACAAGAGAGATTTCCTGTTATTGCAGATGTATCGGGTATTGTAAGTAATAAGAGAGTAAATACAGGTGATTATGTGCAAAGAGGACAAGCTCTATTTGAAATAGCTAACTTGAATACGGTATGGGTACTGTTTGATGTGTACGAACAAGACCTTGCGTGGATAAACAAAGGTGATGCGGTTAATTTTTCTGTACAATCGTTACCAGGTAAGGTGTTTAAAAGTAAAGTAGATTTTATTGACCCGGTGATTGATCCTGCCAGACGAGTAGCAAGTGCAAGAGTACAAGTCTCAAATCAGAGTAATCAGCTTAAGCCTGAAATGTTTGCTACAGGAATAATCGAAACGCCACTTAAAAAGCAGAATGAGACATTAGTTATCCCTAAATCAGCTGTCATGTGGACAGGGGAACGTTCAATAGTATATGTACAAGAGCAATCTGCAGGAAGTGGGTACAATTTTATGATGCGAGAAGTAGTGCTAGGTCCAATGTTAGGAGATAGTTATGTGGTAAAAGAAGGTCTT
Protein-coding sequences here:
- a CDS encoding TolC family protein: MKWYIYSVIVLLLIGVQLDIKAQIPERYLEQAATNNPMIKAKYAAFEAAMQRAARSNALPDPTLSFGYFIMPVETRVGPQRARFSLSQMFPWFGTLAAKKDMMTLQAEAKYQEFLDARNEVYYKVKEAWYPLYENKQTLQLQKENIEILKVYKRLATTAFKNGKGSLSDALRTDIMIDMATTDIQLLQQEQRSLLVRFNSILNRTDTAVVDITGFLPPPNIDMNYRKDSLLHENPILNALDLKMQSAQAEERLAKKQGLPKFGVGMDYVIVGQRNNITIPDNGNDVLMPMVSMSLPIFRGKYRSAIKEAQYMQDAISAKKEAYTNELNSKYATTEYQLSKSYELIKLYDQQIVTTKQVTDLLLTDYSNSGNDYEEVLRMEQQLLKYKIAKVKATKDYYIALAQLDYITSKSE
- a CDS encoding efflux RND transporter periplasmic adaptor subunit, which gives rise to MKKINKNTIYIALGTLVIGVLLGGLFFGSNNKPAQETNTQEAELAIWTCTMHPQIRKTEPGLCPICGMELVSLNREGSDVGSSEVRMTPTAMQLANVQTSIVKRQKPVKEIRMNGKVKPDERKLFSQVSHIPGRLERLLVDFTGEYVSSGQTIAYVYSPELVTAQDELLEAYKIKETQPELYNAAREKLKNWKLSEQQIDNILSTGKLQERFPVIADVSGIVSNKRVNTGDYVQRGQALFEIANLNTVWVLFDVYEQDLAWINKGDAVNFSVQSLPGKVFKSKVDFIDPVIDPARRVASARVQVSNQSNQLKPEMFATGIIETPLKKQNETLVIPKSAVMWTGERSIVYVQEQSAGSGYNFMMREVVLGPMLGDSYVVKEGLEEGEEIVTNGTFSVDAAAQLAGKPSMMNPEGGAMSMSHNHGDMNNNVTEGAGKKSINDLEQATIYQLVQQYELLKDALVDDDFNKSKQLAKSLYKQIKQTDMSNFDGLEHKVWMQHSGNALNALEQMKDAKNIGELRRYLKPLSGQIIIMSRHFAPFKKSLYVMQCPMADKNNGADWISFEGEVKNPYYGADMLSCGSIIDTIQ